A genomic region of Camelus ferus isolate YT-003-E chromosome 11, BCGSAC_Cfer_1.0, whole genome shotgun sequence contains the following coding sequences:
- the MMS19 gene encoding MMS19 nucleotide excision repair protein homolog isoform X4, whose translation MKLVWPSAKLLQAAAGASARACDHITSNVLPLLLEQFHKHTQSNQRRTILEMILGFLKLQQKWSYEDKDERPLSGFKDQLCSLVFMALTDPSTQLQLVGIRTLTVLGAQPDLLSPGDLELAVGHLYRLSFLEEDSPSCRVAALEASGILATLYPVAFSSHLVPKLAEELCIEESDLARGDGPTKCSRHLRCLQALSAISTHPSIVKETLPLLLQHLCHMNKGNTVAGTSEVIAVCQSLQQVAEKCQRDPESCWYFHQTAIPCLLALAVQASMPEKEHSVLKKVLLEDEVLAAMVSVIGTATTHLSPDLAAQSVAHIVPLFLDGNISFLPENSFPGRFQPFQDGSSGQRRLVALLMAFVCSLPRTVEIPQLNQLMRELLELSCCHSCPFSSTAAAKCFAGLLNKHPAGQQLDEFLQLAVDKVEAGLSSGPCRSQAFTLLLWVTKALVLRYHPLSSCLTDRLMGLLSDPELGPAAADGFSLLMSDCTDVLTRAGHAEVRIMFRQRFFTDNVPALVRGFHAAPQDVKPNYLKGLSHVLNRLPKPVLLPELPTLLSLLLEALSCPDSVVQLSTLSCLQPLLLEAPQVMSLHVDTLVTKFLNLSSSPSMAVRIAALQCMHALTRLPTPVLLPYKPQVIRALARPLDDKKRLVRKEAVSARGEWFLLGSPGS comes from the exons ATGAAACTGGTGTGGCCTAGTGCCAAACTGTTGCAGGCGGCCGCAGGTGCGTCTGCCCGGGCCTGTGACCACATCACCAGCAATGTGCTGCCTCTACTGCTGGAACAGTTCCACAAGCACACTCAG AGCAACCAGCGGCGGACAATCCTTGAAATGATCCTGGGTTTCTTGAAGCTGCAACAGAAATGGAGCTATGAAGACAAGG ATGAAAGGCCTCTGAGTGGCTTCAAGGACCAGCTGTGCTCACTGGTGTTCATGGCCCTGACAGACCCCAGCACCCAGCTTCAGCTTGTTGGCATCCGTACACTCACAGTCTTGGGTGCCCAGCCAG ATCTCCTGTCTCCTGGGGACTTGGAGCTGGCAGTGGGTCACCTATACAGactgagcttcctggaggaggattCCCCGAGTTG CAGGGTGGCAGCACTGGAAGCATCAGGAATCCTGGCCACTCTTTACCCTGTGGCCTTCAGCAGCCACTTAGTGCCCAAGCTTGCTGAGGAGCTGTGTATAG AGGAGTCAGATTTGGCTAGAGGGGATGGGCCCACTAAATGCTCCCGGCATCTGCGCTGCCTGCAAGCCTTGTCAGCTATATCAACACATCCCAGCATTGTCAAGGAGACCCTGCCTCTTCTGCTGCAGCACCTCTGCCATATGAACAAAG GGAATACGGTCGCAGGAACCAGTGAAGTTATTGCTGTCTGTCAGAGCCTGCAGCAGGTGGCAGAGAAATGCCAGCGAGACCCCGAGAGCTGCTGGTATTTCCACCAGACAGCTATACCTTGCCTGCTTGCCTTGGCCGTGCAGGCTTCCATGCCAG AGAAGGAGCACTCAGTTCTGAAAAAAGTGCTGTTGGAGGATGAGGTCTTGGCCGCCATGGTGTCTGTCATTGGCACTGCCACCACCCACTTGAGCCCTGA CTTAGCTGCCCAGAGTGTCGCCCACATTGTGCCCCTCTTCTTGGATGGCAACATCTCCTTCCTGCCTGAAAACAGCTTCCCTGGCAGATTCCAGCCATTCCAG GATGGCTCCTCAGGGCAGAGGCGGCTGGTTGCACTGCTTATGGCCTTTGTCTGCTCCCTGCCTCGAACT GTTGAAATCCCTCAGCTGAACCAACTCATGCGAGAACTTTTAGAGCTGAGCTGCTGCCAcagctgccccttctcctccACCGCTGCTGCCAAGTGCTTTGCAGGCCTCCTCAACAAGCACCCTGCAG GGCAACAGCTGGATGAATTCCTACAGCTGGCTGTGGACAAAGTGGAGGCTGGGCTGAGCTCTGGGCCCTGTCGTAGCCAGGCCTTTACACTGCTTCTCTGG GTCACAAAGGCCCTAGTGCTCAGATACCATCCACTCAGTTCTTGCCTTACAGACCGG ctCATGGGCCTCCTGAGTGATCCAGAACTAGGCCCAGCAGCAGCCGATGGCTTCTCCCTGCTCATGTCTGACTGCACTGACGTGCTGACTCGTGCTGGCCACGCCGAAGTGCGGATCATGTTCCGCCAGCGGTTCTTCACGGATAACGTGCCTGCTTTGGTCCGGGGCTTCCATGCTGCTCCCCAAG ATGTGAAGCCAAATTACCTGAAGGGTCTGTCTCATGTACTCAACAGGCtgccaaagcctgtgctcttgcCAGAACTGCCCACG CTGCTCTCCTTGCTGCTGGAAGCCTTGTCCTGCCCCGACTCTGTGGTACAGCTCTCCACCCTCAGCTGCCTTCAGCCTCTTCTGCTGGAAGCACCCCAGGTCATGAGTCTTCACGTTGACACCCTCGTCACCAAGTTCCTGAACCTCAGCTCCAGCCCTTCCATG GCTGTCCGGATCGCTGCACTGCAGTGTATGCATGCTCtgacccgcctgcccaccccTGTG CTGCTGCCGTATAAACCGCAGGTGATCCGGGCCTTAGCGAGACCTCTGGATGACAAGAAGAGACTGGTGCGTAAGGAAGCAGTATCAGCCAGGGGAGAATG GTTTCTGCTGGGGAGCCCAGGCAGCTGA
- the MMS19 gene encoding MMS19 nucleotide excision repair protein homolog isoform X3: MRTREEELKGLGADFTFGFIQVMDGEKDPRNLLVAFRIVHDLISRDYSLGPFVEELFEVTSCYFPIDFTPPPNDPHGIQREDLILSLRAVLASTPRFAEFLLPLMIEKVDSEILSAKLDSLQTLNACCAVYGQKELKDFLPSLWASIRREVFQTASERVEAEGLAALNSLTACLSRSVLRADAEDLLDSFLSNILQDCRHHLCEPDMKLVWPSAKLLQAAAGASARACDHITSNVLPLLLEQFHKHTQSNQRRTILEMILGFLKLQQKWSYEDKDERPLSGFKDQLCSLVFMALTDPSTQLQLVGIRTLTVLGAQPDLLSPGDLELAVGHLYRLSFLEEDSPSCRVAALEASGILATLYPVAFSSHLVPKLAEELCIEESDLARGDGPTKCSRHLRCLQALSAISTHPSIVKETLPLLLQHLCHMNKGNTVAGTSEVIAVCQSLQQVAEKCQRDPESCWYFHQTAIPCLLALAVQASMPEKEHSVLKKVLLEDEVLAAMVSVIGTATTHLSPDLAAQSVAHIVPLFLDGNISFLPENSFPGRFQPFQDGSSGQRRLVALLMAFVCSLPRTVEIPQLNQLMRELLELSCCHSCPFSSTAAAKCFAGLLNKHPAGQQLDEFLQLAVDKVEAGLSSGPCRSQAFTLLLWVTKALVLRYHPLSSCLTDRLMGLLSDPELGPAAADGFSLLMSDCTDVLTRAGHAEVRIMFRQRFFTDNVPALVRGFHAAPQDVKPNYLKGLSHVLNRLPKPVLLPELPTLLSLLLEALSCPDSVVQLSTLSCLQPLLLEAPQVMSLHVDTLVTKFLNLSSSPSMAVRIAALQCMHALTRLPTPVLLPYKPQVIRALARPLDDKKRLVRKEAVSARGEWFLLGSPGS; the protein is encoded by the exons ATGCGAACCCGGGAAGAAG agctgAAGGGCCTAGGAGCTGACTTCACCTTTGGCTTCATCCAGGTGATGGATGGGGAGAAGGATCCCCGTAATCTTCTGGTGGCCTTCCGCATCGTCCATGACCTCATCTCCAGGGACTACAGCTTGG GGCCCTTTGTGGAGGAGTTGTTTGAAGTGACATCCTGCTACTTCCCTATTGATTTTACCCCT ccACCTAATGATCCCCATGGTATCCAGAGAGAAGATCTCATCCTGAGTCTTCGAGCTGTGCTGGCTTCTACACCCCGATTTGCTGAG TTCCTGCTGCCCCTGATGATTGAGAAAGTGGACTCCGAGATTCTGAGTGCCAAGCTGGATTCTTTGCAGACTCTG AATGCTTGCTGTGCTGTATATGGACAGAAAGAACTAAAGGACTTCCTCCCTAGCCTTTGGGCTTCTATCCGCAGAGAG GTGTTCCAGACGGCAAGTGAGCGGGTAGAGGCCGAGGGCCTGGCCGCCCTTAACTCCCTGACTGCGTGTTTGTCTCGCTCTGTGCTGAGGGCTGATGCTGAGGACCTCCTTGACTCCTTCCTTAGCAACATTCTACAGG ACTGCAGGCACCATCTGTGTGAACCGGATATGAAACTGGTGTGGCCTAGTGCCAAACTGTTGCAGGCGGCCGCAGGTGCGTCTGCCCGGGCCTGTGACCACATCACCAGCAATGTGCTGCCTCTACTGCTGGAACAGTTCCACAAGCACACTCAG AGCAACCAGCGGCGGACAATCCTTGAAATGATCCTGGGTTTCTTGAAGCTGCAACAGAAATGGAGCTATGAAGACAAGG ATGAAAGGCCTCTGAGTGGCTTCAAGGACCAGCTGTGCTCACTGGTGTTCATGGCCCTGACAGACCCCAGCACCCAGCTTCAGCTTGTTGGCATCCGTACACTCACAGTCTTGGGTGCCCAGCCAG ATCTCCTGTCTCCTGGGGACTTGGAGCTGGCAGTGGGTCACCTATACAGactgagcttcctggaggaggattCCCCGAGTTG CAGGGTGGCAGCACTGGAAGCATCAGGAATCCTGGCCACTCTTTACCCTGTGGCCTTCAGCAGCCACTTAGTGCCCAAGCTTGCTGAGGAGCTGTGTATAG AGGAGTCAGATTTGGCTAGAGGGGATGGGCCCACTAAATGCTCCCGGCATCTGCGCTGCCTGCAAGCCTTGTCAGCTATATCAACACATCCCAGCATTGTCAAGGAGACCCTGCCTCTTCTGCTGCAGCACCTCTGCCATATGAACAAAG GGAATACGGTCGCAGGAACCAGTGAAGTTATTGCTGTCTGTCAGAGCCTGCAGCAGGTGGCAGAGAAATGCCAGCGAGACCCCGAGAGCTGCTGGTATTTCCACCAGACAGCTATACCTTGCCTGCTTGCCTTGGCCGTGCAGGCTTCCATGCCAG AGAAGGAGCACTCAGTTCTGAAAAAAGTGCTGTTGGAGGATGAGGTCTTGGCCGCCATGGTGTCTGTCATTGGCACTGCCACCACCCACTTGAGCCCTGA CTTAGCTGCCCAGAGTGTCGCCCACATTGTGCCCCTCTTCTTGGATGGCAACATCTCCTTCCTGCCTGAAAACAGCTTCCCTGGCAGATTCCAGCCATTCCAG GATGGCTCCTCAGGGCAGAGGCGGCTGGTTGCACTGCTTATGGCCTTTGTCTGCTCCCTGCCTCGAACT GTTGAAATCCCTCAGCTGAACCAACTCATGCGAGAACTTTTAGAGCTGAGCTGCTGCCAcagctgccccttctcctccACCGCTGCTGCCAAGTGCTTTGCAGGCCTCCTCAACAAGCACCCTGCAG GGCAACAGCTGGATGAATTCCTACAGCTGGCTGTGGACAAAGTGGAGGCTGGGCTGAGCTCTGGGCCCTGTCGTAGCCAGGCCTTTACACTGCTTCTCTGG GTCACAAAGGCCCTAGTGCTCAGATACCATCCACTCAGTTCTTGCCTTACAGACCGG ctCATGGGCCTCCTGAGTGATCCAGAACTAGGCCCAGCAGCAGCCGATGGCTTCTCCCTGCTCATGTCTGACTGCACTGACGTGCTGACTCGTGCTGGCCACGCCGAAGTGCGGATCATGTTCCGCCAGCGGTTCTTCACGGATAACGTGCCTGCTTTGGTCCGGGGCTTCCATGCTGCTCCCCAAG ATGTGAAGCCAAATTACCTGAAGGGTCTGTCTCATGTACTCAACAGGCtgccaaagcctgtgctcttgcCAGAACTGCCCACG CTGCTCTCCTTGCTGCTGGAAGCCTTGTCCTGCCCCGACTCTGTGGTACAGCTCTCCACCCTCAGCTGCCTTCAGCCTCTTCTGCTGGAAGCACCCCAGGTCATGAGTCTTCACGTTGACACCCTCGTCACCAAGTTCCTGAACCTCAGCTCCAGCCCTTCCATG GCTGTCCGGATCGCTGCACTGCAGTGTATGCATGCTCtgacccgcctgcccaccccTGTG CTGCTGCCGTATAAACCGCAGGTGATCCGGGCCTTAGCGAGACCTCTGGATGACAAGAAGAGACTGGTGCGTAAGGAAGCAGTATCAGCCAGGGGAGAATG GTTTCTGCTGGGGAGCCCAGGCAGCTGA
- the MMS19 gene encoding MMS19 nucleotide excision repair protein homolog isoform X2 — translation MAAAAALEAVAPTGVLWGLVQDFVMGHQEGPADQVAADVKSGSYTVLQVVEALGSSLENPEPRTRARGIQLLSQVLLQCHSLLLEKEVVHLILFYENRLKDHHLVIPSVLQGLRALSLCVALPPGLAVSVLKAIFQEVHVQSLPQVDRHTVYSIITNFMRTREEELKGLGADFTFGFIQVMDGEKDPRNLLVAFRIVHDLISRDYSLGPFVEELFEVTSCYFPIDFTPPPNDPHGIQREDLILSLRAVLASTPRFAEFLLPLMIEKVDSEILSAKLDSLQTLNACCAVYGQKELKDFLPSLWASIRREVFQTASERVEAEGLAALNSLTACLSRSVLRADAEDLLDSFLSNILQDCRHHLCEPDMKLVWPSAKLLQAAAGASARACDHITSNVLPLLLEQFHKHTQSNQRRTILEMILGFLKLQQKWSYEDKDERPLSGFKDQLCSLVFMALTDPSTQLQLVGIRTLTVLGAQPDLLSPGDLELAVGHLYRLSFLEEDSPSWVAALEASGILATLYPVAFSSHLVPKLAEELCIEESDLARGDGPTKCSRHLRCLQALSAISTHPSIVKETLPLLLQHLCHMNKGNTVAGTSEVIAVCQSLQQVAEKCQRDPESCWYFHQTAIPCLLALAVQASMPEKEHSVLKKVLLEDEVLAAMVSVIGTATTHLSPDLAAQSVAHIVPLFLDGNISFLPENSFPGRFQPFQDGSSGQRRLVALLMAFVCSLPRTVEIPQLNQLMRELLELSCCHSCPFSSTAAAKCFAGLLNKHPAGQQLDEFLQLAVDKVEAGLSSGPCRSQAFTLLLWVTKALVLRYHPLSSCLTDRLMGLLSDPELGPAAADGFSLLMSDCTDVLTRAGHAEVRIMFRQRFFTDNVPALVRGFHAAPQDVKPNYLKGLSHVLNRLPKPVLLPELPTLLSLLLEALSCPDSVVQLSTLSCLQPLLLEAPQVMSLHVDTLVTKFLNLSSSPSMAVRIAALQCMHALTRLPTPVLLPYKPQVIRALARPLDDKKRLVRKEAVSARGEWFLLGSPGS, via the exons ATGGCTGCCGCCGCCGCTCTGGAGGCGGTGGCGCCTACGGGCGTCCTGTGGGGCCTCGTGCAAGACTTCGTCATGGGTCATCAGGAAGGCCCTGCTGACCAAGTAGCTGCAG ATGTGAAATCTGGAAGCTATACAGTATTACAAGTGGTGGAAGCCCTTGG GTCTTCTCTAGAGAATCCAGAACCCCGAACTCGGGCACGAGGAATCCAGCTTTTGTCACAGGTGCTACTCCAGTGTCACTCCTTGCTCCTGGAGAAGGAAG TGGTACATCTGATCCTCTTCTATGAGAACCGGCTGAAGGACCATCATCTTGTGATCCCATCTGTCCTACAAGGTTTGAGGGCACTT AGCCTGTGTGTGGCCTTGCCCCCAGGGCTGGCTGTCTCCGTGCTTAAAGCCATCTTCCAGGAGGTCCATGTACAG TCCCTGCCACAGGTGGACCGACACACAGTCTACAGTATCATCACCAACTTCATGCGAACCCGGGAAGAAG agctgAAGGGCCTAGGAGCTGACTTCACCTTTGGCTTCATCCAGGTGATGGATGGGGAGAAGGATCCCCGTAATCTTCTGGTGGCCTTCCGCATCGTCCATGACCTCATCTCCAGGGACTACAGCTTGG GGCCCTTTGTGGAGGAGTTGTTTGAAGTGACATCCTGCTACTTCCCTATTGATTTTACCCCT ccACCTAATGATCCCCATGGTATCCAGAGAGAAGATCTCATCCTGAGTCTTCGAGCTGTGCTGGCTTCTACACCCCGATTTGCTGAG TTCCTGCTGCCCCTGATGATTGAGAAAGTGGACTCCGAGATTCTGAGTGCCAAGCTGGATTCTTTGCAGACTCTG AATGCTTGCTGTGCTGTATATGGACAGAAAGAACTAAAGGACTTCCTCCCTAGCCTTTGGGCTTCTATCCGCAGAGAG GTGTTCCAGACGGCAAGTGAGCGGGTAGAGGCCGAGGGCCTGGCCGCCCTTAACTCCCTGACTGCGTGTTTGTCTCGCTCTGTGCTGAGGGCTGATGCTGAGGACCTCCTTGACTCCTTCCTTAGCAACATTCTACAGG ACTGCAGGCACCATCTGTGTGAACCGGATATGAAACTGGTGTGGCCTAGTGCCAAACTGTTGCAGGCGGCCGCAGGTGCGTCTGCCCGGGCCTGTGACCACATCACCAGCAATGTGCTGCCTCTACTGCTGGAACAGTTCCACAAGCACACTCAG AGCAACCAGCGGCGGACAATCCTTGAAATGATCCTGGGTTTCTTGAAGCTGCAACAGAAATGGAGCTATGAAGACAAGG ATGAAAGGCCTCTGAGTGGCTTCAAGGACCAGCTGTGCTCACTGGTGTTCATGGCCCTGACAGACCCCAGCACCCAGCTTCAGCTTGTTGGCATCCGTACACTCACAGTCTTGGGTGCCCAGCCAG ATCTCCTGTCTCCTGGGGACTTGGAGCTGGCAGTGGGTCACCTATACAGactgagcttcctggaggaggattCCCCGAGTTG GGTGGCAGCACTGGAAGCATCAGGAATCCTGGCCACTCTTTACCCTGTGGCCTTCAGCAGCCACTTAGTGCCCAAGCTTGCTGAGGAGCTGTGTATAG AGGAGTCAGATTTGGCTAGAGGGGATGGGCCCACTAAATGCTCCCGGCATCTGCGCTGCCTGCAAGCCTTGTCAGCTATATCAACACATCCCAGCATTGTCAAGGAGACCCTGCCTCTTCTGCTGCAGCACCTCTGCCATATGAACAAAG GGAATACGGTCGCAGGAACCAGTGAAGTTATTGCTGTCTGTCAGAGCCTGCAGCAGGTGGCAGAGAAATGCCAGCGAGACCCCGAGAGCTGCTGGTATTTCCACCAGACAGCTATACCTTGCCTGCTTGCCTTGGCCGTGCAGGCTTCCATGCCAG AGAAGGAGCACTCAGTTCTGAAAAAAGTGCTGTTGGAGGATGAGGTCTTGGCCGCCATGGTGTCTGTCATTGGCACTGCCACCACCCACTTGAGCCCTGA CTTAGCTGCCCAGAGTGTCGCCCACATTGTGCCCCTCTTCTTGGATGGCAACATCTCCTTCCTGCCTGAAAACAGCTTCCCTGGCAGATTCCAGCCATTCCAG GATGGCTCCTCAGGGCAGAGGCGGCTGGTTGCACTGCTTATGGCCTTTGTCTGCTCCCTGCCTCGAACT GTTGAAATCCCTCAGCTGAACCAACTCATGCGAGAACTTTTAGAGCTGAGCTGCTGCCAcagctgccccttctcctccACCGCTGCTGCCAAGTGCTTTGCAGGCCTCCTCAACAAGCACCCTGCAG GGCAACAGCTGGATGAATTCCTACAGCTGGCTGTGGACAAAGTGGAGGCTGGGCTGAGCTCTGGGCCCTGTCGTAGCCAGGCCTTTACACTGCTTCTCTGG GTCACAAAGGCCCTAGTGCTCAGATACCATCCACTCAGTTCTTGCCTTACAGACCGG ctCATGGGCCTCCTGAGTGATCCAGAACTAGGCCCAGCAGCAGCCGATGGCTTCTCCCTGCTCATGTCTGACTGCACTGACGTGCTGACTCGTGCTGGCCACGCCGAAGTGCGGATCATGTTCCGCCAGCGGTTCTTCACGGATAACGTGCCTGCTTTGGTCCGGGGCTTCCATGCTGCTCCCCAAG ATGTGAAGCCAAATTACCTGAAGGGTCTGTCTCATGTACTCAACAGGCtgccaaagcctgtgctcttgcCAGAACTGCCCACG CTGCTCTCCTTGCTGCTGGAAGCCTTGTCCTGCCCCGACTCTGTGGTACAGCTCTCCACCCTCAGCTGCCTTCAGCCTCTTCTGCTGGAAGCACCCCAGGTCATGAGTCTTCACGTTGACACCCTCGTCACCAAGTTCCTGAACCTCAGCTCCAGCCCTTCCATG GCTGTCCGGATCGCTGCACTGCAGTGTATGCATGCTCtgacccgcctgcccaccccTGTG CTGCTGCCGTATAAACCGCAGGTGATCCGGGCCTTAGCGAGACCTCTGGATGACAAGAAGAGACTGGTGCGTAAGGAAGCAGTATCAGCCAGGGGAGAATG GTTTCTGCTGGGGAGCCCAGGCAGCTGA
- the MMS19 gene encoding MMS19 nucleotide excision repair protein homolog isoform X1 — protein sequence MAAAAALEAVAPTGVLWGLVQDFVMGHQEGPADQVAADVKSGSYTVLQVVEALGSSLENPEPRTRARGIQLLSQVLLQCHSLLLEKEVVHLILFYENRLKDHHLVIPSVLQGLRALSLCVALPPGLAVSVLKAIFQEVHVQSLPQVDRHTVYSIITNFMRTREEELKGLGADFTFGFIQVMDGEKDPRNLLVAFRIVHDLISRDYSLGPFVEELFEVTSCYFPIDFTPPPNDPHGIQREDLILSLRAVLASTPRFAEFLLPLMIEKVDSEILSAKLDSLQTLNACCAVYGQKELKDFLPSLWASIRREVFQTASERVEAEGLAALNSLTACLSRSVLRADAEDLLDSFLSNILQDCRHHLCEPDMKLVWPSAKLLQAAAGASARACDHITSNVLPLLLEQFHKHTQSNQRRTILEMILGFLKLQQKWSYEDKDERPLSGFKDQLCSLVFMALTDPSTQLQLVGIRTLTVLGAQPDLLSPGDLELAVGHLYRLSFLEEDSPSCRVAALEASGILATLYPVAFSSHLVPKLAEELCIEESDLARGDGPTKCSRHLRCLQALSAISTHPSIVKETLPLLLQHLCHMNKGNTVAGTSEVIAVCQSLQQVAEKCQRDPESCWYFHQTAIPCLLALAVQASMPEKEHSVLKKVLLEDEVLAAMVSVIGTATTHLSPDLAAQSVAHIVPLFLDGNISFLPENSFPGRFQPFQDGSSGQRRLVALLMAFVCSLPRTVEIPQLNQLMRELLELSCCHSCPFSSTAAAKCFAGLLNKHPAGQQLDEFLQLAVDKVEAGLSSGPCRSQAFTLLLWVTKALVLRYHPLSSCLTDRLMGLLSDPELGPAAADGFSLLMSDCTDVLTRAGHAEVRIMFRQRFFTDNVPALVRGFHAAPQDVKPNYLKGLSHVLNRLPKPVLLPELPTLLSLLLEALSCPDSVVQLSTLSCLQPLLLEAPQVMSLHVDTLVTKFLNLSSSPSMAVRIAALQCMHALTRLPTPVLLPYKPQVIRALARPLDDKKRLVRKEAVSARGEWFLLGSPGS from the exons ATGGCTGCCGCCGCCGCTCTGGAGGCGGTGGCGCCTACGGGCGTCCTGTGGGGCCTCGTGCAAGACTTCGTCATGGGTCATCAGGAAGGCCCTGCTGACCAAGTAGCTGCAG ATGTGAAATCTGGAAGCTATACAGTATTACAAGTGGTGGAAGCCCTTGG GTCTTCTCTAGAGAATCCAGAACCCCGAACTCGGGCACGAGGAATCCAGCTTTTGTCACAGGTGCTACTCCAGTGTCACTCCTTGCTCCTGGAGAAGGAAG TGGTACATCTGATCCTCTTCTATGAGAACCGGCTGAAGGACCATCATCTTGTGATCCCATCTGTCCTACAAGGTTTGAGGGCACTT AGCCTGTGTGTGGCCTTGCCCCCAGGGCTGGCTGTCTCCGTGCTTAAAGCCATCTTCCAGGAGGTCCATGTACAG TCCCTGCCACAGGTGGACCGACACACAGTCTACAGTATCATCACCAACTTCATGCGAACCCGGGAAGAAG agctgAAGGGCCTAGGAGCTGACTTCACCTTTGGCTTCATCCAGGTGATGGATGGGGAGAAGGATCCCCGTAATCTTCTGGTGGCCTTCCGCATCGTCCATGACCTCATCTCCAGGGACTACAGCTTGG GGCCCTTTGTGGAGGAGTTGTTTGAAGTGACATCCTGCTACTTCCCTATTGATTTTACCCCT ccACCTAATGATCCCCATGGTATCCAGAGAGAAGATCTCATCCTGAGTCTTCGAGCTGTGCTGGCTTCTACACCCCGATTTGCTGAG TTCCTGCTGCCCCTGATGATTGAGAAAGTGGACTCCGAGATTCTGAGTGCCAAGCTGGATTCTTTGCAGACTCTG AATGCTTGCTGTGCTGTATATGGACAGAAAGAACTAAAGGACTTCCTCCCTAGCCTTTGGGCTTCTATCCGCAGAGAG GTGTTCCAGACGGCAAGTGAGCGGGTAGAGGCCGAGGGCCTGGCCGCCCTTAACTCCCTGACTGCGTGTTTGTCTCGCTCTGTGCTGAGGGCTGATGCTGAGGACCTCCTTGACTCCTTCCTTAGCAACATTCTACAGG ACTGCAGGCACCATCTGTGTGAACCGGATATGAAACTGGTGTGGCCTAGTGCCAAACTGTTGCAGGCGGCCGCAGGTGCGTCTGCCCGGGCCTGTGACCACATCACCAGCAATGTGCTGCCTCTACTGCTGGAACAGTTCCACAAGCACACTCAG AGCAACCAGCGGCGGACAATCCTTGAAATGATCCTGGGTTTCTTGAAGCTGCAACAGAAATGGAGCTATGAAGACAAGG ATGAAAGGCCTCTGAGTGGCTTCAAGGACCAGCTGTGCTCACTGGTGTTCATGGCCCTGACAGACCCCAGCACCCAGCTTCAGCTTGTTGGCATCCGTACACTCACAGTCTTGGGTGCCCAGCCAG ATCTCCTGTCTCCTGGGGACTTGGAGCTGGCAGTGGGTCACCTATACAGactgagcttcctggaggaggattCCCCGAGTTG CAGGGTGGCAGCACTGGAAGCATCAGGAATCCTGGCCACTCTTTACCCTGTGGCCTTCAGCAGCCACTTAGTGCCCAAGCTTGCTGAGGAGCTGTGTATAG AGGAGTCAGATTTGGCTAGAGGGGATGGGCCCACTAAATGCTCCCGGCATCTGCGCTGCCTGCAAGCCTTGTCAGCTATATCAACACATCCCAGCATTGTCAAGGAGACCCTGCCTCTTCTGCTGCAGCACCTCTGCCATATGAACAAAG GGAATACGGTCGCAGGAACCAGTGAAGTTATTGCTGTCTGTCAGAGCCTGCAGCAGGTGGCAGAGAAATGCCAGCGAGACCCCGAGAGCTGCTGGTATTTCCACCAGACAGCTATACCTTGCCTGCTTGCCTTGGCCGTGCAGGCTTCCATGCCAG AGAAGGAGCACTCAGTTCTGAAAAAAGTGCTGTTGGAGGATGAGGTCTTGGCCGCCATGGTGTCTGTCATTGGCACTGCCACCACCCACTTGAGCCCTGA CTTAGCTGCCCAGAGTGTCGCCCACATTGTGCCCCTCTTCTTGGATGGCAACATCTCCTTCCTGCCTGAAAACAGCTTCCCTGGCAGATTCCAGCCATTCCAG GATGGCTCCTCAGGGCAGAGGCGGCTGGTTGCACTGCTTATGGCCTTTGTCTGCTCCCTGCCTCGAACT GTTGAAATCCCTCAGCTGAACCAACTCATGCGAGAACTTTTAGAGCTGAGCTGCTGCCAcagctgccccttctcctccACCGCTGCTGCCAAGTGCTTTGCAGGCCTCCTCAACAAGCACCCTGCAG GGCAACAGCTGGATGAATTCCTACAGCTGGCTGTGGACAAAGTGGAGGCTGGGCTGAGCTCTGGGCCCTGTCGTAGCCAGGCCTTTACACTGCTTCTCTGG GTCACAAAGGCCCTAGTGCTCAGATACCATCCACTCAGTTCTTGCCTTACAGACCGG ctCATGGGCCTCCTGAGTGATCCAGAACTAGGCCCAGCAGCAGCCGATGGCTTCTCCCTGCTCATGTCTGACTGCACTGACGTGCTGACTCGTGCTGGCCACGCCGAAGTGCGGATCATGTTCCGCCAGCGGTTCTTCACGGATAACGTGCCTGCTTTGGTCCGGGGCTTCCATGCTGCTCCCCAAG ATGTGAAGCCAAATTACCTGAAGGGTCTGTCTCATGTACTCAACAGGCtgccaaagcctgtgctcttgcCAGAACTGCCCACG CTGCTCTCCTTGCTGCTGGAAGCCTTGTCCTGCCCCGACTCTGTGGTACAGCTCTCCACCCTCAGCTGCCTTCAGCCTCTTCTGCTGGAAGCACCCCAGGTCATGAGTCTTCACGTTGACACCCTCGTCACCAAGTTCCTGAACCTCAGCTCCAGCCCTTCCATG GCTGTCCGGATCGCTGCACTGCAGTGTATGCATGCTCtgacccgcctgcccaccccTGTG CTGCTGCCGTATAAACCGCAGGTGATCCGGGCCTTAGCGAGACCTCTGGATGACAAGAAGAGACTGGTGCGTAAGGAAGCAGTATCAGCCAGGGGAGAATG GTTTCTGCTGGGGAGCCCAGGCAGCTGA